A single Lolium perenne isolate Kyuss_39 chromosome 6, Kyuss_2.0, whole genome shotgun sequence DNA region contains:
- the LOC127307291 gene encoding uncharacterized membrane protein At3g27390 isoform X1, which translates to MEPATGFRASAWSCFKFLPFFCGLLLLGIIKAVLFGPWACLIMAVGISALVLGLWPVHVIWTYYCIIRTKLVGPVVKLLLLISASGILVLWLIVGIVGSVLAGLAYGFLAPVMATFDAVGEGKERPLVHCFVDGTWTTITGGCTVVRDLKDMLLDSYFSFMDDLRLHEPPGGKPFEIRVLDIPGAVFAGAFGLLVDGIMFTLIAVYKFPVMLFKGWKRLIEDLVGREGPFLETVCVPFAGLAILLWPFAVFGAFLASIISSVPLGVYAAIVVYQESSLFMGLSYAISSVSIFDEYTNDVLDMAPGSCFPRFHYRKNQASAESGHLSRPASFKDKQDGRKAPIRVTSFKSSFEEFNPFKALDQLFEDCKHRGVALVAEGVITQEDIEETKSGKVGSGVINVGLPAYVILNALLRSAKANSDGLLLRDGCEITSDNRPKNAIFDWFFDPLMVIKDQIKADNFTEEEEVYLQKRVLLISDPKRLKATLPHLPSLNERKQAEIDAFARRLQGITKSILRYPTSKRRFDDLVKALSEEHERAMGGSRSVSSRSQFQRLRSGVGRMLSQRSMGRATSVRGNDQEAQLTNNARAAYSEEQ; encoded by the exons CTGTTCTGTTTGGTCCATGGGCATGTCTTATCATGGCGGTCGGAATTTCGGCACTCGTTCTGGGATTATGGCCTGTGCATGTGATTTGGACATACTACTGCATCATCAG AACCAAGCTGGTGGGACCTGTTGTAAAGCTTCTGCTTCTTATCTCTGCATCTGGGATTTTAGTCTTGTGGCTGATTGTTGGCATCGTCGGAAGTGTACTTGCTGGATTAGCCTATGGCTTTCTAGCACCAGTAATGGCCACATTTGATGCAGTCGGCGAAGGAAAAGAAAGGCCACTCGTTCATTGTTTTGTG GATGGAACGTGGACCACTATCACGGGAGGTTGTACAGTAGTCAGGGATCTGAAAGACATGCTATTGGATTCATATTTCTCATTTATGGACGATCTACGTCTTCATGAACCTCCTGGTGGAAAGCCATTTGAGATAAG AGTGCTTGACATTCCTGGTGCAGTATTTGCTGGCGCATTTGGACTCTTAGTGGATGGAATAATGTTCACATTAATAGCCGTCTACAAGTTTCCTGTGATGCTTTTCAAAGGATGGAAGCGATTGATTGAAGATCTGGTTGGCAGAGAAGGACCTTTTCTGGAGACAGTTTGTGTGCCATTCGCTGGTCTGGCTATTCTTctctggccatttgctgttttcgGAGCCTTCCTAGCCTCCATCATCTCCAGTGTTCCCCTAGGTGTATATGCTGCCATTGTGGTTTATCAG GAATCATCGCTTTTCATGGGACTGTCTTATGCAATATCATCAGTATCCATCTTCGATGAGTATACAAATGATGTACTTGACATGGCACCAGGATCTTGCTTTCCTAG GTTTCACTATCGGAAAAATCAAGCTTCCGCAGAAAGTGGTCATCTATCAAGGCCTGCCTCATTCAAGGACAAGCAAGATGGGAGGAAAGCTCCAATTCGTGTTACGTCATTTAAGAGTAGCTTTGAAGAGTTCAATCCATTTAAG GCGCTAGATCAACTATTCGAAGATTGTAAGCACCGTGGTGTGGCTCTGGTTGCTGAAGGAGTGATAACACAGGAAGATATTGAAGAAACAAAGTCAGGCAAAGTTGGCAGCGGAGTAATTAATGTTGGTTTGCCAGCATATGTTATTCTTAATGCACTCCTACGGTCTGCGAAGGCAAACTCTGATGGCCTACTTCTAA GAGATGGCTGTGAAATAACATCTGACAACAGGCCTAAGAATGCAATATTTGATTGGTTCTTCGACCCTCTGATGGTCATCAAAGATCAAATCAAAGCCGATAATTTCACAGAAGAGGAGGAAGTGTACCTTCAAAAACGTGTGTTGTTGATCAGCGACCCAAAGCGCCTCAAGGCAACTCTTCCACATTTGCCATCCCTGAATGAGCGAAAACAAGCAGAAATAGATGCATTTGCCCGGAG ATTGCAAGGGATCACAAAGTCGATACTAAGGTACCCAACATCCAAGCGCCGTTTCGACGACCTTGTCAAAGCACTTTCAGAGGAGCACGAGAGGGCGATGGGCGGCAGCCGATCTGTCAGTAGTAGATCACAGTTCCAGAGGCTGAGGAGCGGCGTAGGTAGAATGCTTAGCCAGAGATCAATGGGGAGAGCAACAAGCGTGCGAGGCAATGATCAAGAGGCGCAACTTACGAACAATGCCCGTGCAGCATACTCAGAAGAGCAGTGA
- the LOC127307291 gene encoding uncharacterized membrane protein At3g27390 isoform X2 — protein sequence MATFDAVGEGKERPLVHCFVDGTWTTITGGCTVVRDLKDMLLDSYFSFMDDLRLHEPPGGKPFEIRVLDIPGAVFAGAFGLLVDGIMFTLIAVYKFPVMLFKGWKRLIEDLVGREGPFLETVCVPFAGLAILLWPFAVFGAFLASIISSVPLGVYAAIVVYQESSLFMGLSYAISSVSIFDEYTNDVLDMAPGSCFPRFHYRKNQASAESGHLSRPASFKDKQDGRKAPIRVTSFKSSFEEFNPFKALDQLFEDCKHRGVALVAEGVITQEDIEETKSGKVGSGVINVGLPAYVILNALLRSAKANSDGLLLRDGCEITSDNRPKNAIFDWFFDPLMVIKDQIKADNFTEEEEVYLQKRVLLISDPKRLKATLPHLPSLNERKQAEIDAFARRLQGITKSILRYPTSKRRFDDLVKALSEEHERAMGGSRSVSSRSQFQRLRSGVGRMLSQRSMGRATSVRGNDQEAQLTNNARAAYSEEQ from the exons ATGGCCACATTTGATGCAGTCGGCGAAGGAAAAGAAAGGCCACTCGTTCATTGTTTTGTG GATGGAACGTGGACCACTATCACGGGAGGTTGTACAGTAGTCAGGGATCTGAAAGACATGCTATTGGATTCATATTTCTCATTTATGGACGATCTACGTCTTCATGAACCTCCTGGTGGAAAGCCATTTGAGATAAG AGTGCTTGACATTCCTGGTGCAGTATTTGCTGGCGCATTTGGACTCTTAGTGGATGGAATAATGTTCACATTAATAGCCGTCTACAAGTTTCCTGTGATGCTTTTCAAAGGATGGAAGCGATTGATTGAAGATCTGGTTGGCAGAGAAGGACCTTTTCTGGAGACAGTTTGTGTGCCATTCGCTGGTCTGGCTATTCTTctctggccatttgctgttttcgGAGCCTTCCTAGCCTCCATCATCTCCAGTGTTCCCCTAGGTGTATATGCTGCCATTGTGGTTTATCAG GAATCATCGCTTTTCATGGGACTGTCTTATGCAATATCATCAGTATCCATCTTCGATGAGTATACAAATGATGTACTTGACATGGCACCAGGATCTTGCTTTCCTAG GTTTCACTATCGGAAAAATCAAGCTTCCGCAGAAAGTGGTCATCTATCAAGGCCTGCCTCATTCAAGGACAAGCAAGATGGGAGGAAAGCTCCAATTCGTGTTACGTCATTTAAGAGTAGCTTTGAAGAGTTCAATCCATTTAAG GCGCTAGATCAACTATTCGAAGATTGTAAGCACCGTGGTGTGGCTCTGGTTGCTGAAGGAGTGATAACACAGGAAGATATTGAAGAAACAAAGTCAGGCAAAGTTGGCAGCGGAGTAATTAATGTTGGTTTGCCAGCATATGTTATTCTTAATGCACTCCTACGGTCTGCGAAGGCAAACTCTGATGGCCTACTTCTAA GAGATGGCTGTGAAATAACATCTGACAACAGGCCTAAGAATGCAATATTTGATTGGTTCTTCGACCCTCTGATGGTCATCAAAGATCAAATCAAAGCCGATAATTTCACAGAAGAGGAGGAAGTGTACCTTCAAAAACGTGTGTTGTTGATCAGCGACCCAAAGCGCCTCAAGGCAACTCTTCCACATTTGCCATCCCTGAATGAGCGAAAACAAGCAGAAATAGATGCATTTGCCCGGAG ATTGCAAGGGATCACAAAGTCGATACTAAGGTACCCAACATCCAAGCGCCGTTTCGACGACCTTGTCAAAGCACTTTCAGAGGAGCACGAGAGGGCGATGGGCGGCAGCCGATCTGTCAGTAGTAGATCACAGTTCCAGAGGCTGAGGAGCGGCGTAGGTAGAATGCTTAGCCAGAGATCAATGGGGAGAGCAACAAGCGTGCGAGGCAATGATCAAGAGGCGCAACTTACGAACAATGCCCGTGCAGCATACTCAGAAGAGCAGTGA
- the LOC127307292 gene encoding very-long-chain 3-oxoacyl-CoA reductase 1, with the protein MAGTCAHVEFLRAQPWWALALAAVGLLVALRAALRLALWVYAFFLRPAKPLRRRYGPWAVVTGGTDGIGRAIAFRLAASGLSLVLVGRSPDKLAAVADEIRAKHPKAEVRTFVLDFAYEGLAAGVDALKESIRGLDVGVLVNNAGLSYPYARYFHEVDQELMRALIQVNVEAVTRITHAVLPGMVERKRGAIVNIGSGAASVVPSDPLYSVYAATKAYVDQFSRCLYVEYKGKGIDVQCQVPLYVATKMASIRKSSFLVPSADTYARAAIRHIGYEPRSTPYWPHSVVWFFISLLPESLVDSMRLSMCIKIRKKGQAKDAMKKAQ; encoded by the exons ATGGCCGGCACGTGCGCccacgtcgagttcctccgcgcgcaGCCGTGGTGGGCGCTGGCCCTCGCGGCCGTCGGCCTCCTCGTCGCCCTCCGCGCCGCCCTGCGCCTCGCGCTCTGGGTCTACGCCTTCTTCCTCCGCCCCGCCAAGCCCCTGCGCCGCCGCTACGGGCCCTGGGCCGTCGTCACCGGCGGCACCGACGGCATCGGCCGCGCCATCGCCTTCCGCCTCGCAGCCTCCGGCCTCAGCCTCGTGCTCGTCGGCCGCAGCCCCGACAagctcgccgccgtcgccgacgaGATCAGGGCCAAGCACCCCAaggccgaggtccgcaccttcgtCCTCGACTTCGCCTACGAGGGGCTCGCCGCCGGGGTCGACGCGCTCAAGGAGAGCATCAGGGGGCTCGACGTCGGCGTGCTCGTCAACAACGCAGGACTCTCCTACCCGTACGCCCGCTACTTCCACGAGGTGGACCAGGAGCTCATGCGGGCCCTCATCCAGGTCAACGTCGAGGCCGTCACGCGGATCACACACGCCGTGCTCCCGGGCATGGTCGAGAGGAAGCGCGGCGCAATCGTCAACATCGGCTCCGGGGCTGCCTCTGTTGTGCCATCCGATCCGCTCTACTCCGTCTACGCAGCCACCAAAGC GTATGTCGACCAGTTCTCAAGATGCCTCTACGTTGAGTACAAGGGCAAGGGGATTGATGTCCAATGCCAG GTGCCCTTGTATGTGGCAACAAAGATGGCATCAATCAGGAAATCTTCCTTCCTCGTGCCATCTGCTGACACCTATGCTCGTGCTGCAATTCGCCACATTGGCTATGAGCCGAGGAGCACACCGTACTGGCCACACTCTGTTGTGTGGTTCTTTATCTCCCTTCTACCAGAGTCACTTGTCGACAGTATGCGCCTCAGTATGTGCATCAAGATCCGCAAGAAGGGGCAGGCTAAAGATGCCATGAAGAAAGCGCAGTGA